Part of the Verrucomicrobiia bacterium genome is shown below.
ACTGTCCGGAGTTGAGGCGTAAGCAAGCGCGTAATGCGCTTAATGCTGTCCTCAACCTGAATAGCCAGCTCACGAGTAGGAACTACAACAAGGGCCTTTCCAGGTCCTGCCATAAGCTTCTCGATGATAGGGAGGGAAAACGCGAAGGTTTTACCAGTACCTGTTTGCGCAATGCCCATGACATCATGGCCGCTGCGTGCAACAGGAATAGCCTGCGCCTGAATAGGAGTTGGCGTAGTTAGGCCAAGCGTATTCAACGCAGTTAGGATAGGGGCTGATAGGCCCGTCTGAATAAAGTCCGTAACGGACTGTTGGGTGGGTTCCATACTTTCGATTTAGATGATCCATTCCCCAAGAATCATCTAAAAAGTATGAAACAAGAGAGCGGAGCACTGACTGGATAGCCAGTCATTTAGTAAGTGATTTATCTTAGCGCGAATCCCCGCTTTTGTCAACCATGAAGAAGGGGTGTCCACGAGAAATGATCGGCTTTGCGCGTCTGTTATGCGCAAAACACACAATCTCGTGGACACCCTTTTCTTCTATTGCTACGCTCAACAGTATGATCGCCATTGCCCTCCTTGCCTTCTCCATCGTTCTCCTGGGCTTTTTGATTCGCTTTGAAAGCGTCCAGGCCTTGGACAACCTTATTACCTACGATATCCAACGCCTTCGCACCCCGTACTTAGACACACTCCTCACCTTTATTACCCACCTCGGCGGCAGTGTTGCCCTGAGTACGGTGACCATTCTGAGCGTGGGTGCCTACTATCTACTGGGATATCCCCGCGAAGCCTTCCTTATAAGCATTTGCTTTTTAGTCCTTCCCCTCAACCTTCTCTTAAAGGAGATCTTCCATCGCCCTCGTCCAGCCAAAGAAAAGCACGCTATTCTTGTCCGTACGCGCGGCAAGAGTTTTCCATCTGGCCATACCATGTGTTCCACGGCCATTTACGGCTTCAATGTCTTTCTCCTGGCCGCACTCACGCAGTACTCGCCCCAGCTTCTCATTGGCAGTGCTTTTGGCCTTCTTACCCTGATTGGCATCAGCCGGACATATGTAGGGGCGCATTGGTTTACGGATGTGTTGTGCGGATGGTCGGCCGGCACTATTATTGTTCTCCTACTCGTTACCGCCTACTAAAAAACCGGCCCGAAGGCCGGCTCTTAAGAGGGGGATACCCTATCGGTCGCTAAACGTGCGCTCAATGACCGTAATGTGGCGGTCAGCCGCACCACCTGCGCCCTCTGCCGCCTCTAGAGCAGCGCGGACGTGCTCCTCAGTGTCAGGTGTCACTGGTACGCCAATGACAATGTCTCCACCACGCACAGCATCGTCATAGTATTTGGCGTCTTCTTCGGACAAACCGATGCCCGTAAGGGCACCAATGAGGCCGCCTGCAACCGCGCCAGTTACGGCACCGGAAACAGTGGTCGCAGCGGCACCCGCCAACCCTAAGGCAGCAGCTACCGGCCCACCGATGAGGATGCCGGCCAAGGCAGGAACAACCCCAATACCAGCCAGAAGCCCAGCAATACCACCAATGACCCCGCCGGTTGCAGCACCCCCAAGGGTATCCTCTGCAACCTCCCCGGCACCATCTTTCTCAACCGTCCGTCCATCTTCTTTCGCAATAACTGAGATATCCGATGAGGTGTACCCCATTCCCTCTAAGTTAGCGAGGGCCTGATCTGCTTCGGCGCGTGTCGCAAAGTCTACAAACAACATGTGCGTGGCGTTCATACAGTTCTCTTAGCGGATAAGATATCTGGATCTTCACCTGCCATGTGGGTAAGGCGGTGGTTACGATGTAGTACCACCACCCTAGCGAATGGGTCAACCCACAAGCACCAAAGCAGTCTGCGTTTTCCCTCCTCAGAGCACCGATTCGTTTTGTTGCTTAAGTATCCCTCCTACCCGGCCCAGCAAAAATGATGTATACCTTTCGTACTGCATCCGTAACCCACGGCCTATGCACCCATTCCGCGC
Proteins encoded:
- a CDS encoding phosphatase PAP2 family protein, which translates into the protein MIAIALLAFSIVLLGFLIRFESVQALDNLITYDIQRLRTPYLDTLLTFITHLGGSVALSTVTILSVGAYYLLGYPREAFLISICFLVLPLNLLLKEIFHRPRPAKEKHAILVRTRGKSFPSGHTMCSTAIYGFNVFLLAALTQYSPQLLIGSAFGLLTLIGISRTYVGAHWFTDVLCGWSAGTIIVLLLVTAY
- a CDS encoding low temperature-induced protein, whose product is MNATHMLFVDFATRAEADQALANLEGMGYTSSDISVIAKEDGRTVEKDGAGEVAEDTLGGAATGGVIGGIAGLLAGIGVVPALAGILIGGPVAAALGLAGAAATTVSGAVTGAVAGGLIGALTGIGLSEEDAKYYDDAVRGGDIVIGVPVTPDTEEHVRAALEAAEGAGGAADRHITVIERTFSDR